The Paenibacillus sp. BIC5C1 DNA segment GCTGAGTCAGGAAAAGAAAGCAGGTCTGGTGATCTTCTCATCCGGATCGACAGGACAAAGCAAAGCTGCTGTTCACAGCGCGGATCGTCTGTTGCACGGGTTCAGGCGGCAAGTCCGGCCGCTCTGTACGATCCCTTTCATGATGTTTGACCACATTGGCGGCTTAAACACAATGCTGCAATCCCTGTCCAGCGGCGGCTGTTTATGCGTCATACCGGATCGCTCCCCCCTGGAAGTATGCAAAACCATTGAAAAGCACCGTGTTCAGGCACTGCCAGTCTCACCAACGTTCATGAATTTGCTGCTCCTTAGCGGAGTCTATCCGGAGGTTGATCTATCCAGTCTCGAAGTGATTTCCTATGGATCAGAGGTTATGCCGGAGGCGCTGCTTACCGCATGGAATAGACAGTTTCCGAATGTACGTACGGTGCAGGCTTATGGCATGTCAGAGCTTGGCATTCTGCCGACACGCTCCAAGGATTCGGGTTCATTGCTATTTACGGTTCGTGATGGGGAAGTCCGTTATCGGATTGTGGACGGGCTGCTGGAGATCCAAACGACAACGGCCATGATCGGGTATCTGAACGCTCCGTCTCCTTTCACGGAAGATGGCTGGCTCCAGACCGGCGATGAAGCGGAGATGGAGGATGGCTACATTCGTATTTTGGGTCGCCGCTCGGAGATCATTAATGTAGGCGGGCGTAAAGTTTACCCTGCGGAAGTGGAGAGTATTCTGGAGCAAATGGATGCCATTGAAGCGGCTGTGGTGAGCGGGGAACCGAGTGGGATTATGGGGCAGATGGTAAAGGCCACGGTCAAACTTACAGGTGAGCATCCTCTTACGGAACTGCGCAGACAAATCTGGGACTTTTGCCGAGACAAGCTGCCCCAGTACAAAATCCCGCAAAAGATTGTAATTACCCAGGAGACATTAACAAGTCCAAGAATGAAGAAAATAAGAAATCC contains these protein-coding regions:
- a CDS encoding fatty acid--CoA ligase family protein — encoded protein: MNITSLLERFTAYGSRPALIWKDEQYSYNWLLDQIQTFSQWISTEGLEGAIVVLEEDYSPYAAAALIALLERNCIVVPLDRHLIEAKRNEYTALAQAEWRMSVGEGEAIARHCSVQGSRSPILSKLSQEKKAGLVIFSSGSTGQSKAAVHSADRLLHGFRRQVRPLCTIPFMMFDHIGGLNTMLQSLSSGGCLCVIPDRSPLEVCKTIEKHRVQALPVSPTFMNLLLLSGVYPEVDLSSLEVISYGSEVMPEALLTAWNRQFPNVRTVQAYGMSELGILPTRSKDSGSLLFTVRDGEVRYRIVDGLLEIQTTTAMIGYLNAPSPFTEDGWLQTGDEAEMEDGYIRILGRRSEIINVGGRKVYPAEVESILEQMDAIEAAVVSGEPSGIMGQMVKATVKLTGEHPLTELRRQIWDFCRDKLPQYKIPQKIVITQETLTSPRMKKIRNPGPISAVRDEVAASLEEDSQGAQ